GTGAGAGATATTCTGACATAAATTCATTATATCCTTCCTTAAGTTCAGGATTTTTCAGTAGCCTACGCTCGAGAAGTTCATAACGATGCAGTGCCATAGTTTTTGACTGTCCCAACAGTTCATCGAAATTATGTTTGCGTGGTAAACGAACCATATAGCGTCCATCAGTTTGACGGGATACAGTGGAGGAGTAAAATTGCTCACATTGCTTCTCTTCTTGTGAATAGTTGATGCGATCCGACAGCTCTTCCATTTTCCAAAAACGCTCTATACTTTCTTCCAGGGTAACTAACGAAATTGCAGTAATACTACAGCGAGATTTCTGCCCACTCGGATGAACTGGGCTGAACTTCCCCGATACTAGCCATCCGAACACACTGTCTATCAACGTTGGCAGATGTTTACCCAAATGTATTCGTCTGGTTGTGTTGAAGAACGAGAAAAAGTGTTCGATGCCCATCAGCAAATCTATTTCACCGGTTTTGTTGAATTCCGGGTCAGCCAAGAAAACATCACGGGGTAGCTTCCAATCACGAGTTGATACATTGTAGACTGGAAGCTCCGCGACTATCTTATGGAGGATCAAGAACTCTGCGTTGACTTCAAATTTTTCCCTTCTAGAACGAATTATAGTACTTATGGATTCTCGGGATTGTTGGGAGTGTTTTCCAATTCCTTGGACGAGAATATTTGTTCTCTTCCGCTTCAATCGCAGAATTTGCGCCATTCGTTCCGTCATCAAATTTGGTTGAGACGCGCTATCTAACAGGGCTCGCGCAAGGTGTTCCTTTCCGTAGCGATCTGTAATTTTCACAACCGCGGTTAGCATGAAAACGTTTTTCTGGGGTTGATTAGGATATTCGTTCATTATCGACTCGGTAGAAGTGGCAACGGTGAAGACGGCGGACGAAGGACCTTCATCTGGGGGTGTAACGCTTACGTTTGATGAAACCCGGGTGGCTTGCGCGGATGCGGGAGCAGTTGATTCGTAGTGGGAATGACCGTCATTGTCAACATACCCTGGATGGAGGAGCGAATGGTGACGTTTCTTGCAGGTTTTGCAACTGTACTTCGATGGGCAATTCCTAGCAAAATGATCACTTCGAAAGCAGTTCATGCATAGTCGTTTTAGCGTGACAAGGTTTATCCTTTCTGTCAGAGGAAGCCTTTCaaatttgaaacatttgaacaatgGATGGCGTTGCTCACACGCGTAACACCTAGTGGAGGTATCCACAGCAGATCTGGTAGATGGTCTAGGATTGGAAGACCTTCGAGCTGTTGAAACATTTGTGGTCGTGACGTAAGAAGTTGGTGAGTGGGTGTGGTTCACGGAGATGGAATCCAAAACGCGGATACGGCGCTGTAAAAACTCAACGAGAGCGTTGTACGTAGGCTCCTCAATAGTGGACGCATAGTCTTCCCAAGCTTTCAGAGATTCGTCCGGTAGTCGAatacacagtaaatgttccaaGATTGTGCTCCAGGAATCCACTGGTTCACCAATTTGTCTCAATATCTTTGAATGCCGTTCGAAGTCATCGACAGTTCCGTGTAAGGACGCTGAAGTTTCTTTCTTGACACGTGGAACTTCCAGCATTGCTTGCAAATGCCGTTTTTTCAACAGGTACTCGTTAGCATACCTATTGACTAAAGCTTGCCAGGCTAACGGGTAATTCACAGCACTAATTCCGATTGATTCTATGAGTTGCCCTGCCTCACCTTTCACTGCTGCGCGGAGGTAGTGAAATTTTTGTATATCCGGTACGTCCGAATTGGAGTGGATTAGCGCCAAAACCGTATCGTGGAACGCTAACCACTGTTTAAAATCTCCGTCAAACTCTGGTAAAGCGACAGTTGGAAGCTTAAGACCCTTTAGACTAGAGGAAACCATAGCATGCGGAGTTTGAGGGATGTTTTCATTGGGAAGAAAAGGAGAGAGCTTAGAGAGAAGACCAGCCTTTATTCgaaagtatttgttttcataGGAGGTACGGTGACATGCGTTTTGATTCATACCTTCTTCACTCGTTACTTCACATTCCAAACCAGCCTGAACGCTTTCTAATTCACGCCAAATCGTATCTAAATTTTCCAGTCGTACTTGTAGCATAATCCTGTCCCTGTTGTCATCGGAACTTTCCAAAAATTGTTCCGCACGATCCAGCGAAGCCATAAGCGTAGTCCGTCGTACCGTCAATTGGTGTAGCCTCTGCTCGTGCTCCATTTTTCGATGATCGTTGTGTTCATCCAATCGAAGCGAAAACGTCAATGATTAGAGCGTCCGGATTCTGCGAAAAATTTTAAGACCAGTAGCCCTGGGGTAACGAAGTGAGTTCTTGGACAGCTAATTACCTTTTCAAAGGCAATGTAATGCCTTGTATGATTATGTTCGTCCAAAACGTCGAAAATTCCGGTCGTCCTTCACTATTCAGGCTTTGTACGACCGATGTATTGTTCGGAAACAATGGCGTATTATTCTGCAGCAATGGCGTATTGTTCGATAACAATTGTGTATTATTCAGCAACAATGGCGTATTGTCTGACCACAATAGCTCACAGTTGGGAAGTCGAGTCTCAAAACCTGCTCTGGATTCCGTGATCGTTGGCGagaatcctggtcacggcaccattTGTTGTTACCGTTCTCAACCCAGTATCAGAGAAAGCGATAACAACCGCAGGAATAGCAGCAGAAATCCACCGGCAGTAGGACAGCAACGGGAATCAACCAGCTGTAGGACCAGCAACAGCAATCAACCAGCAGCAGGAACAGCAATCCGAGACCACGTGTCGGAATGATCTTCGACAGGAAACTTGTGACCCGGGCGGAGTGACGGACTTGAGGAAATAGTGTCTTAACACCTTGGATAGTCAACTCGAACTGAACATTTATTTCTAAACACAAAGTACATTTAACAATTTTATGGCACACAAGACAACAATAATTTTATAGCGAATTGCTCCTGTGGTGGGTTCAGCAGATGTACCGACACGAGTTTCACAAACTGTGTGACAGAACACTGCTTAActatgcgcttgtgatctttttcactgacggagcatccatttttgccgttcttcaccttccggtcgatggttagattctcgaagtatcgttttagtcctcttctgaccgtggattggacgattcccagcatcttacggatgtcccgatgtgacaactccggattctcgaaatgagtgcacaggattaattcacgacgctctttttcgttcgacgacatttttccaaatttacgaaaaattgacagtgaagcatggctaacgtgatctatacactcttatctgattataagcgaaagctgaagatataattcctaaaaattaaatttctacaacgttttttccgtgatgcaatttgatgtgacacaccctttacgtcaTCTTTTACTACTACAATTAATTACAGACACCCAACACTACATTTCTCTTTTTGTCATATGAGAAACTGAGAAAGGTCAAACACAAATTGTGGACATCGACTGCTGATTTCTCATATGACAATACAtcacaaacaaat
The Toxorhynchites rutilus septentrionalis strain SRP chromosome 2, ASM2978413v1, whole genome shotgun sequence genome window above contains:
- the LOC129767178 gene encoding uncharacterized protein LOC129767178 — translated: MEHEQRLHQLTVRRTTLMASLDRAEQFLESSDDNRDRIMLQVRLENLDTIWRELESVQAGLECEVTSEEGMNQNACHRTSYENKYFRIKAGLLSKLSPFLPNENIPQTPHAMVSSSLKGLKLPTVALPEFDGDFKQWLAFHDTVLALIHSNSDVPDIQKFHYLRAAVKGEAGQLIESIGISAVNYPLAWQALVNRYANEYLLKKRHLQAMLEVPRVKKETSASLHGTVDDFERHSKILRQIGEPVDSWSTILEHLLCIRLPDESLKAWEDYASTIEEPTYNALVEFLQRRIRVLDSISVNHTHSPTSYVTTTNVSTARRSSNPRPSTRSAVDTSTRCYACEQRHPLFKCFKFERLPLTERINLVTLKRLCMNCFRSDHFARNCPSKYSCKTCKKRHHSLLHPGYVDNDGHSHYESTAPASAQATRVSSNVSVTPPDEGPSSAVFTVATSTESIMNEYPNQPQKNVFMLTAVVKITDRYGKEHLARALLDSASQPNLMTERMAQILRLKRKRTNILVQGIGKHSQQSRESISTIIRSRREKFEVNAEFLILHKIVAELPVYNVSTRDWKLPRDVFLADPEFNKTGEIDLLMGIEHFFSFFNTTRRIHLGKHLPTLIDSVFGWLVSGKFSPVHPSGQKSRCSITAISLVTLEESIERFWKMEELSDRINYSQEEKQCEQFYSSTVSRQTDGRYMEESTTTKLRVVFDASAKTSTGFSLNEALLVGPVIQDDLLTIILRFRTYPVAVVADIAKMYRQILLHHDDTTLQRIVWRFKPTDPVECYELQTVTYGLSPSSFLATRTLEQLAVDEGESHPIGALALRKSFYMDDFIGGAQSVAEAIELRNELTDLLAKGGFSLRKWASNKLDVLEGLSADKIGTQSAIKFNEHETIKALGISREPESDFFRFDSKIQHRKGSPTKRSILSDICQLFDPLGLLSPVIIRGKMLMQQLWLLPCSWDDNVPDTIEAEWRAYIEQLPILCNCTHSRTLPKELMVRVLTPDNKTKVGIFVFN